The Streptomyces sp. NBC_00440 genome contains a region encoding:
- a CDS encoding transglycosylase SLT domain-containing protein, which yields MTATTRHTLNLRKTTITAIATAAAAACALTLAPHAHAAEHTPTAPAAATAVTAAQITKQADHAAKAAHHTAAKKAPSTKHVDAVTAIVKSTKYSNNLDGWIKESLAIMKAKHIPGSYEGLHRNIMRESSGNPHAQNNWDVNAQNGIPSKGLLQVIQPTFDTYHVKGTKNSLTDPVANIVAAANYAADKYGSMDNVNSAY from the coding sequence ATGACTGCCACCACCCGCCACACCCTGAACCTCCGCAAGACCACCATCACCGCCATCGCCACCGCAGCAGCCGCCGCCTGCGCCCTGACCCTGGCCCCGCACGCCCACGCCGCCGAGCACACCCCCACCGCACCCGCCGCGGCCACCGCCGTCACCGCCGCCCAGATCACCAAGCAGGCCGACCACGCAGCCAAGGCCGCCCACCACACCGCGGCGAAGAAGGCCCCCAGCACCAAGCACGTCGACGCCGTCACCGCGATCGTCAAGAGCACGAAGTACAGCAACAACCTCGACGGCTGGATCAAGGAATCGCTGGCCATCATGAAGGCCAAGCACATACCCGGCAGCTACGAAGGCCTGCACCGCAACATCATGCGCGAGTCCAGCGGCAACCCCCACGCCCAGAACAACTGGGACGTCAACGCCCAGAACGGCATCCCCTCCAAGGGACTCCTCCAGGTCATCCAGCCCACCTTCGACACCTACCACGTCAAGGGCACCAAGAACAGCCTCACCGACCCCGTCGCCAACATCGTCGCCGCAGCCAACTACGCCGCCGACAAATACGGCTCGATGGACAACGTCAACTCCGCCTACTGA